A stretch of Porites lutea chromosome 5, jaPorLute2.1, whole genome shotgun sequence DNA encodes these proteins:
- the LOC140938426 gene encoding recQ-like DNA helicase BLM, with protein sequence MAEDFDSAVQNACQVFGVETLFPEQFKALKTFVYGTDVLLNLPTGFGKSLVFQMAPLVHAELSRGRDGFAANPVIIIISPLVSLMEDQTSYLRKCGISACSIGEDKVLDMRIEKGECCVVFSSPESLLGNGRWRSMLSSDVYQKNLIGIVVDEAHCISHWGTSKSKEAMAFRRWFYKLSELRSLVPNKIPFMAVTATATRQTKETITSVLRFGKFVEVSESPNKANICYSVQTMDKRNPLIQCFQWIMNELKEKRGGTERTIIYCQTIEQCSTLYSLFAQEMGDSIFANDNKDLKYRVVEMLHALSSKSIKEVVLEDMGQETGCIRVLICTIAFGMGVNCKGVQRIIHLGASKSVEAYIQESGRAGRDGSPSKALLLYQPLMLLHVEKDMKDYVKGKYTCRRAFLMGHFDQKGGKPQSGTQSDFVCYDLCSKDEHLKVPISAPAPYAGKTRTVSTSQKAILKGKLIRLRKSLLMELLHQSPKGGLPVASVPELLIGFSDSQIAQVLENCDKIFSISDIKANVEIWKERHAYAIMDTLAEVFQDLSHDAGQAYDCQNYFDGVDEGDDD encoded by the exons ATGGCAGAAGATTTCGATTCAGCTGTGCAAAATGCTTGCCAAGTTTTTGGCGTGGAAACACTGTTCCCCGAACAGTTCAAAGCGCTCAAAACGTTTGTTTATGGTACTGACGTTCTTCTAAACTTGCCAACGGGGTTTGGAAAGTCTCTTGTGTTCCAGATGGCTCCTTTAGTTCACGCCGAGTTATCACGAGGCCGCGACGGATTTGCAGCAAACccagtaataattataatatccCCTCTAGTGAGCCTCATGGAAGATCAAACAAGTTACTTACGGAAATGTGGCATCTCAGCTTGCTCGATAGGAGAAGATAAGGTACTTGACATGAGGATTGAGAAAGGAGAGTGCTGCGTGGTATTTTCTTCGCCGGAATCCTTATTAGGAAATGGTAGGTGGCGAAGCATGTTATCTTCCGACGTTTACCAGAAGAATTTAATTGGCATCGTTGTGGATGAAGCACATTGTATTAGCCATTG gGGAACTTCCAAGAGTAAAGAGGCAATGGCCTTTCGAAGATGGTTCTACAAATTAAGTGAGCTGCGTTCTTTGGTACCAAATAAAATTCCGTTCATGGCTGTAACTGCCACAGCAACAAGACAGACAAAGGAAACAATAACTTCTGTCCTTCGATTTGgaaaatttgttgaagtatctgAAAGCCCAAACAAGGCAAATATTTGTTACAGTGTCCAGACCATGGATAAGCGTAATCCACTCATTCAATGTTTCCAGTGGATAATGAATGAACTGAAAGAGAAGAGGGGCGGAACAGAAAGAACAATTATATATTGCCAAACCATTGAGCAGTGTTCAACATTGTATTCCCTCTTTGCACAAGAAATGGGTGACTCAATATTTGCCAATGACAACAAAGATCTCAAATATCGTGTAGTTGAAATGCTGCATGCCCTTTCTTCAAAGTCAATCAAAGAGGTTGTTTTAGAAGATATGGGACAGGAAACTGGCTGCATTCGAGTACTCATCTGTACAATAGCCTTCGGCATGGGAGTTAACTGTAAAGGGGTCCAAAGAATAATCCACTTGGGAGCGTCAAAGTCTGTGGAGGCCTACATTCAGGAGAGTGGAAGGGCAGGTAGGGATGGAAGCCCGAGTAAAGCCCTTCTGCTATACCAGCCACTGATGCTTCTTCATGTTGAAAAAGACATGAAAGACTATGTTAAAGGCAAATATACCTGCAGACGTGCATTTCTAATGGGCCATTTTGATCAAAAGGGTGGAAAGCCTCAAAGTGGCACTCAAAGTGATTTTGTTTGTTATGACCTTTGTTCTAAGGATGAACATTTGAAAGTTCCTATTTCAGCACCTGCCCCTTATGCTGGAAAGACACGTACAGTTTCCACTTCACAGAAAGCCATTTTGAAAGGAAAGCTCATAAGATTAAGGAAATCACTTTTGATGGAGCTATTACATCAATCTCCGAAAGGAGGATTACCAGTTGCATCTGTTCCTGAACTGTTAATTGGGTTCTCAGACTCTCAGATTGCTCAAGTTTTGGAAAACTGTGACAAGATATTCAGCATTTCTGACATCAAGGCAAATGTTGAAATCTGGAAAGAAAGGCATGCATATGCAATTATGGACACTTTGGCAGAGGTCTTCCAAGATTTAAGTCACGATGCAGGGCAAGCATATGACTGTCAAAATTACTTTGATGGAGTTGATGAAGGAGATGATGACTAG